In the genome of Pelodiscus sinensis isolate JC-2024 chromosome 15, ASM4963464v1, whole genome shotgun sequence, one region contains:
- the LOC142818375 gene encoding uncharacterized protein LOC142818375, whose translation MAKHIRLWFRKALKMAPGPVGSSSSVPAGGEAESHQLGATRPPARPLRTWLQRRLGRRDPAQRGSRVGWLWGLLCGEKHLPQEPSPHYHQGASPCPAPGDLPVSGSPQPLRTSPCSCGSSSVSSSAWASSCSRATSCSRSDPEPPCASAELCQERMDSRVEEGAIYDIEEQLHTRDTSPAALQRFLLAVPPACLAALQRGEDTLAPRCCKDTMMARIVEIMEDSPHPLVLADCLNAACSLSTLQPPLQAQLLSPLLRAAVGQTVSGDWQQEPIHTQQFIRALPVDLQALLASLLAESPDTARLQLIMEHLSPWLESRLPQERARALGSTTALLGVATTLPGFENSADWPRMGHHVAQLGLFISDPSEDVSRLARKGVHSLYRLLLHHRGLNIHQAEDLWCRHYYKERWVLAHSNTVRVGEYP comes from the exons atggccaaacacatcaggctgtggttccggaaagccctgaagatggccccagggccggtgggaagcagctcctccgtccccgcgggcggggaagctgaatcccaccagctcggggcgactcgcccaccggccaggcccctccggacctggctccagaggcggctgggaaggcgggacccagcccagcggggcagccgggtagggtggctctggggcctcctctgtggagagaaacacctgccccaggagcccagcccccattaccaccagggggcatcgccctgcccggcccccggggacctgccagtctccgggagcccccagcctctccgcaccagcccctgcagctgtgggtccagctcagtgagcagcagcgcctgggcctccagctgcagccgggccacctcctgcagccgctcagacccag agcccccctgcgcctcggcggagctctgccaggagcggatggactcccgggtggaggaaggggccatctatgatattgaagagcagctccacacccgggacacg agcccagccgccctgcagcggttcctcctggccgtcccccccgcctgcctcgccgccctccaaaggggcgaggacaccctggcgccgcgctgctgcaaggacaccatgatggccaggatcgtg gagatcatggaggactccccccaccCACTGGTCTTGGctgactgcctcaacgccgcctgcagcctcag caccttgcagcctcccctacaggcccagctcctgagccccctgctgagggcggccgtgggacagactgtgtctggggactggcagcaggagcccatccacacacag cagttcatccgggcccttcccgtcgacctccaggccctactggcaagcctcctcgccgagtccccagacaccgccaggctgcagctgatcatggag cacctgagcccgtggctggagtcccgcctgccccaggagcgagccagggcccttggcagcaccacggccctgctgggagtcgccaccaccctcccggggtttgag aactccgccgactggccgaggatgggtcaccacgtggcccagctgggcctttttatttcggacccatccgaagacgtcagccggctggcccggaagggggtgcacagcctgtaccgcctcctcctgcaccacaggg gcctcaacatccaccaggcagaggacctgtggtgcaggcactactataaggagagatgggtcctggcgcatagcaacaccgtcagggtgggagag tacccctga